A part of Myxococcales bacterium genomic DNA contains:
- a CDS encoding aldo/keto reductase, whose protein sequence is MGYRRLGQAGVKVSELSFGSWVTYGKQVDVDAAVECMKTAYDAGVNFFDNAEVYSRGGSEEVMGAALKRLGFRRGSYLVSTKFYWGLHDGPNEKNTLNRKYLREAIDGSLARLGLDYVDVAYCHRPDPETPIAETVQAMHDMVTAGKALYWGTSEWSAEEIREAHRVAQQRHLHRPVVEQPEYNLLHRRRVEVEYGPLYDEVGLGTTTWSPLASGLLTGKYQQGIPADSRAALKGYSWLEPQVTKPERLAAVDRLRPIAEGLGCTLAQLAIAWCLKNPRVSTVILGASRVSQLTENLRALAIAPKLTAELMAQIDEATARGDLG, encoded by the coding sequence ATGGGCTACCGGCGACTCGGGCAGGCAGGCGTGAAGGTGAGCGAGCTCTCGTTCGGCTCGTGGGTCACCTACGGCAAACAGGTCGACGTCGACGCGGCCGTGGAATGTATGAAGACTGCCTACGACGCGGGCGTGAACTTCTTCGACAACGCCGAGGTGTACTCCCGCGGCGGCTCGGAGGAGGTCATGGGCGCGGCCCTGAAGCGGCTCGGCTTCCGACGGGGGAGCTACCTCGTCTCCACCAAGTTCTACTGGGGTCTCCACGACGGCCCGAACGAGAAGAACACCCTCAATCGCAAGTACCTTCGGGAGGCGATCGACGGGTCGCTCGCCCGGCTCGGGCTCGACTATGTCGACGTCGCGTACTGCCACCGCCCCGATCCCGAGACCCCCATCGCCGAGACCGTACAGGCGATGCACGACATGGTGACCGCCGGGAAGGCGCTCTACTGGGGAACGTCCGAGTGGAGCGCCGAGGAGATCCGCGAGGCGCACCGGGTTGCCCAGCAACGCCACCTGCACCGACCGGTCGTCGAGCAGCCCGAGTATAACCTGCTCCACCGGAGGCGCGTGGAGGTCGAATACGGGCCGCTCTACGATGAGGTTGGCCTCGGCACCACCACGTGGAGCCCCCTCGCGTCGGGCCTGCTGACAGGCAAGTACCAGCAGGGAATTCCGGCGGACAGCCGCGCGGCGCTGAAGGGCTACTCGTGGCTCGAGCCCCAGGTCACGAAGCCCGAGCGCCTCGCGGCGGTGGACCGGCTGCGGCCGATCGCCGAGGGGCTCGGGTGCACCCTCGCCCAGCTCGCGATCGCCTGGTGCCTGAAGAACCCGCGCGTGAGCACGGTCATTCTGGGCGCGAGCCGGGTCTCGCAGCTGACCGAGAACCTCCGCGCGCTCGCGATCGCGCCCAAGCTCACGGCAGAGCTGATGGCGCAGATCGACGAAGCGACAGCGCGCGGCGATCTCGGCTGA
- a CDS encoding MBL fold metallo-hydrolase: protein MKVHALFDPATYTLTYVVYDEATRDAVVIDPVLDYDAGAAATSTTSLDALGAFVAQHGLRVHFALETHAHADHVSGGAVLRKRLGAQVVVGARITEVQRTFRGVFDLGDAFAIDGSQFDRLVTEGERLEAGSLSVGVLETPGHTPACVSFLVGDAVFTGDALFVEDYGTGRCDFPAGSASALYTSVHERLYALPDETRVFVGHDYQPGGRELRFETTIGASRAHNVHIRQDTSRAQFVHLRESRDATLAPPRLLFPSVQLNVNGGRLPPAHANGRRYLSVPLNLFRPATEDDV, encoded by the coding sequence ATGAAGGTCCACGCGCTGTTCGATCCCGCCACGTACACCCTCACCTATGTCGTCTACGACGAGGCGACCCGCGACGCCGTCGTCATCGACCCGGTGCTCGACTACGACGCCGGCGCGGCGGCGACGAGCACGACGTCGCTCGACGCGCTCGGCGCGTTCGTAGCCCAGCACGGTCTCCGCGTGCACTTCGCGCTCGAGACCCACGCGCACGCCGACCACGTCTCGGGCGGGGCCGTGCTCCGAAAGCGCCTCGGCGCCCAGGTCGTCGTGGGCGCGCGCATCACCGAGGTGCAGCGCACGTTCCGGGGGGTGTTCGACCTCGGTGACGCCTTCGCGATCGACGGCAGCCAGTTCGACAGACTCGTCACCGAGGGAGAGCGCCTCGAGGCCGGCTCGCTCTCCGTCGGCGTCCTGGAGACCCCCGGCCACACGCCGGCGTGTGTGTCGTTCCTCGTCGGCGACGCGGTCTTCACCGGCGACGCGCTGTTCGTAGAGGACTACGGCACCGGCCGCTGCGACTTCCCCGCCGGCAGCGCGAGCGCCCTCTACACCTCGGTGCACGAGCGCCTCTACGCCTTGCCGGACGAGACCCGGGTGTTCGTGGGGCACGACTACCAGCCCGGGGGGCGAGAGCTCCGCTTCGAGACGACCATCGGTGCGTCGAGAGCCCACAACGTGCACATCCGACAGGACACATCGCGGGCGCAGTTCGTTCACCTTCGCGAGTCGCGCGACGCCACCCTCGCTCCCCCGAGGCTGCTCTTCCCGAGCGTGCAGCTCAACGTCAACGGCGGACGTCTCCCGCCCGCGCACGCCAACGGGCGCCGCTACCTCAGCGTCCCCTTGAACCTCTTTCGGCCCGCGACCGAGGACGACGTGTGA